The genomic region AGCCCGTACGGGTTTCGCGGGTCACGGCGCCGTTGGTGTAGTCGGCCAGCGTCATTACGCTTTGCACGGCGTCGCCGTTCCAGTCGGCCACGTTCACCCCGGCCCGGATGCCGAGCTGGACGCCGTTGGTAGAAGAAGATTGTGGGGCTGTATACACTGGCCGCTTACCCTGAGTGGAGTAAGTAGCAGGGCGGCGCACTTGCGCTTGAGCAGCAGAAACAGAAACCGTTAGGAAAAGGCAAGCCGCGGCCAGGCGGCCGAAAAGACGCTTCGTTTGCATAGTAGTAGGGAACGGGAGTAGAACCAAAAGCCGGGCCGCGTGGTGCACACTAGCGGCGGGCTGTTGCGGTACTATTCAAAAAAACCGTGCCAAAGTGCAATGCGTAGTTGCGCCGCCTACCTACTACAAACGCCCTTCTCGTGCAAGAATGACTAGCATCGTTCTCGCACGGGAAGGGCGTTTGTACTGCTCAGAATATATAGGGAACTTAGATAACTCGCTTCCTCGCAGGCTTTTTGGTGCCCTTCTGCGGGGTAGCGGTTGGCTTGGGGGCCACCGCCTCCTTGCCTTGAAGGCGCTCCTCAACGGTTTTCAGCAGGAAGTTGGCGTCGGACTTGTGCTGCTCGTCGGGGAATAGCTCTACGGCTAACTGGGCCTGCTCTTTGGCCTTCTCAAACTGCTTCAGCTCTAGGTACACGAAGGCTAAGTTGAGGTGCGACTCGGGGTAGTTTTTGCGCAGCTCGATGGAGCGCAGAAACGGCGCTACGCTTTCCTGAAACATGCCTAAGCGCTGGTAGGAGTAACCCTGCGCGTAGTAAGAGCTATAGTCGCCATAGCCGTGCTCATGGGCTACGTCGTAGTACTGAATAATCAGCGGAAATAGGTCGTCCTCTTCCTTGCTAGTCTCGGCGCAGTTGCACTGCTGCACGGCAAAGTAGTAGTCGCCCAGGCCGCGGTCCAACTTGTAATCGTTGGGGTAGCGGGCCTTGAGG from Hymenobacter aerilatus harbors:
- a CDS encoding tetratricopeptide repeat protein; protein product: MIFLGSSRITAALLLAGGSFLAATAQAQTNIAILQKADALVGERKYASAFQVLQKYDPRNERPAVVLQKEDIALRYNVGHSQYRRFAFKDVQLTDNLENFRSPDSTYTLTPFPLGRALRTLKARYPNDYKLDRGLGDYYFAVQQCNCAETSKEEDDLFPLIIQYYDVAHEHGYGDYSSYYAQGYSYQRLGMFQESVAPFLRSIELRKNYPESHLNLAFVYLELKQFEKAKEQAQLAVELFPDEQHKSDANFLLKTVEERLQGKEAVAPKPTATPQKGTKKPARKRVI